The following proteins come from a genomic window of Microbacterium sp. SY138:
- a CDS encoding Rossmann-like and DUF2520 domain-containing protein: MHASASLAPGTTIAIVGAGRLGRVLVRALRAAEIEVLGPIGRDERIPDADIVLLCVPDAVIAEAAAVARSHTRFLGHVSGATALTDVDFSLHPLQTFTGAEGPEVFRGIGAAIAGRTPEARRIGEQLAVALGARPFAVDDAQRASYHAAASFASNFVLTVLDAAEGLASAAGIPHDEARALLAPLVRRTVENWATNGAAPVLTGPIARGDEATVARQRAAAEELDLSDLFDALAAATRAIAARPAASTPITKTEESHA; the protein is encoded by the coding sequence ATGCACGCATCCGCCTCTCTCGCACCAGGGACGACCATCGCCATCGTCGGCGCCGGCCGTCTCGGACGCGTACTCGTGCGGGCTCTACGGGCGGCGGAGATCGAGGTGCTCGGCCCGATCGGACGCGACGAACGGATCCCGGATGCGGATATCGTGCTCCTGTGCGTCCCTGATGCGGTCATTGCCGAGGCTGCGGCCGTGGCCCGGTCCCACACGCGCTTCCTCGGACACGTCTCCGGCGCGACTGCGCTCACGGATGTGGACTTCAGCCTCCATCCGCTGCAGACCTTCACCGGCGCGGAGGGCCCCGAGGTGTTCCGTGGCATCGGTGCCGCGATCGCCGGCCGCACACCAGAAGCGCGTCGCATCGGGGAACAGCTCGCCGTCGCCCTCGGTGCGCGTCCGTTCGCGGTCGACGACGCGCAGCGCGCGAGCTATCACGCGGCCGCGTCCTTCGCCTCGAACTTCGTCCTCACCGTGCTCGACGCCGCGGAAGGCCTGGCCTCGGCGGCAGGCATCCCCCACGACGAAGCGCGGGCGCTCCTGGCCCCGCTGGTCCGCCGGACGGTCGAGAACTGGGCGACGAACGGCGCCGCACCTGTCCTGACCGGGCCCATCGCCCGCGGCGACGAGGCGACGGTCGCGCGCCAACGCGCTGCCGCCGAAGAGCTCGACCTCTCCGATCTGTTCGACGCGCTCGCTGCAGCCACGCGTGCGATCGCCGCGCGCCCTGCTGCCAGCACCCCCATCACGAAAACCGAGGAGTCGCACGCATGA
- the map gene encoding type I methionyl aminopeptidase gives MIEILNAEELVRARAAGALVGDILQALKTRAEVGVNLLDLDRWTREMIEEAGAESCYVDYAPSFGRGPFGHYVCTAVNDAVLHGMPHDYRLADGDLLTLDLTLTLRGVSADAAVSFVVGDSSAVEDLAMIATTERALAAAIAAARPGARIGDLSYAIGSVLSAEGYPINLEFGGHGIGSTMHQDPHVANDGRPGRGYTLRPGLLLALEPWVMADTDELRTDADGWTLRSATGCRTAHSEHTIAITEHGAEILTLPSR, from the coding sequence ATGATCGAGATCCTGAACGCCGAGGAGCTCGTCCGCGCCAGGGCCGCCGGTGCGCTCGTCGGCGACATCTTGCAGGCGCTGAAGACCCGCGCCGAGGTCGGCGTGAATCTGCTCGACCTCGACCGATGGACCCGCGAGATGATCGAGGAGGCCGGCGCCGAATCCTGCTACGTCGACTACGCGCCGTCGTTCGGGCGGGGCCCCTTCGGGCACTACGTCTGCACGGCTGTGAACGACGCCGTTCTGCACGGCATGCCTCACGACTATCGACTCGCCGACGGCGACCTGCTCACGCTCGACCTGACCCTCACGCTCCGTGGAGTCTCCGCCGATGCCGCCGTCAGCTTCGTGGTCGGCGATAGCTCCGCAGTCGAAGACCTCGCGATGATCGCGACGACCGAGCGCGCGCTCGCCGCAGCCATCGCCGCCGCACGCCCGGGGGCGCGCATCGGCGATCTCTCGTACGCCATCGGCTCGGTCCTGAGTGCCGAGGGCTACCCGATCAACCTCGAGTTCGGAGGTCACGGCATCGGCTCCACCATGCATCAGGATCCGCACGTCGCGAACGATGGGCGTCCGGGCCGCGGCTACACGCTCCGCCCGGGGCTCCTGCTCGCCCTCGAGCCCTGGGTCATGGCCGACACCGACGAACTCCGCACGGATGCGGACGGGTGGACTCTGCGCAGTGCGACCGGATGCCGCACGGCCCACAGCGAGCACACGATCGCGATCACCGAGCACGGCGCGGAGATCCTCACCCTCCCCTCGCGCTGA
- the panC gene encoding pantoate--beta-alanine ligase: MRILRTIPEVRAAIRDARSESKTVGLVPTMGAFHDGHLSLMRTAREGSDLVVVSLFVNPTQFSATEDLGAYPRDEARDAALAEAEGVDILFAPDASEIYPDGFATNIHVAGLTDVLDGASRGAHHFDGVATVVTKLFGIVRPDTAYFGQKDAQQVLVVRRVARDLDLDVRIVACPIVREADGLAMSSRNVYLDSAARAQAVALNRALDAGLAILEAGDRDAGSILSAARDVLGEAEIDPEYLELRDAETLRPLARVDRDALLAVAAHVGAARLIDNHVLRVADAAESIDTNPTETETRA, encoded by the coding sequence ATGAGAATCCTCCGCACGATCCCCGAGGTCCGGGCCGCGATCCGCGACGCCAGATCCGAGAGCAAGACGGTCGGCCTCGTTCCCACCATGGGCGCCTTCCACGACGGTCATCTCTCCCTCATGCGCACCGCGCGCGAAGGATCTGACCTCGTCGTCGTCTCGCTCTTCGTCAACCCGACCCAGTTCAGCGCCACCGAAGACCTCGGTGCGTATCCGCGCGATGAGGCTCGCGATGCCGCGCTCGCCGAAGCCGAGGGGGTCGACATCCTCTTCGCTCCGGACGCGTCCGAGATCTATCCCGACGGGTTCGCGACGAACATCCACGTCGCAGGTCTCACCGACGTTCTCGACGGCGCGAGCCGTGGGGCGCACCACTTCGACGGCGTCGCCACGGTCGTCACGAAGCTGTTCGGCATCGTCCGTCCCGACACCGCCTATTTCGGGCAGAAGGATGCGCAGCAGGTGCTCGTCGTGCGTCGCGTCGCGCGCGACCTCGATCTCGATGTGCGGATCGTGGCGTGCCCCATCGTGCGGGAGGCGGACGGACTCGCCATGAGCTCGCGGAACGTCTACCTCGACTCCGCCGCTCGTGCACAGGCGGTGGCGCTGAACCGCGCCCTCGACGCCGGGCTCGCGATACTCGAGGCGGGTGACCGCGACGCGGGCAGCATCCTCTCCGCCGCGCGCGACGTGCTCGGCGAGGCGGAGATCGACCCCGAGTACCTCGAACTCCGAGACGCCGAGACGCTCCGCCCCCTCGCTCGTGTCGACCGTGACGCCCTTCTCGCGGTCGCCGCGCACGTGGGCGCCGCCCGTCTGATCGACAACCACGTCCTGCGCGTCGCCGATGCCGCGGAATCCATCGACACGAATCCCACCGAGACGGAGACTCGCGCATGA
- a CDS encoding AarF/UbiB family protein codes for MTDAAAQGVHRARYRRILAFAGREFLKIWWFELVLPRFGMSRIAERTRGQRMQTFARRFHVLAVELGGLMIKVGQFMSSRLDVLPPEITKELEGLQDEVPPVPTPAIRALAEAELGIPLERAYAWFDDTPLAAASLGQVHRARLSALDAADTGLGAVVVKVQRPGIDEIVAVDLAALRRVARWLTRVRIVADRVDAPALVEEFAETSLEEIDYLHEAASAERFRENFADDPRVDTPEIVWERSTRRVLTLSDVTAIKINDTDALRAAGIDPAQVAAVFAEVMFDQVFTHSFVHADPHPGNIFVTPAPSIDGEPGPGFRLTFIDFGMMAEIPASLRDGLRTLLIAVAGRDSRGLVAAAQEIGVLLPSADTAELERALSTLFARFGGMGFAELSKVDPREFRDFAEEFGDMVRSLPLQLPENMLLLIRAVSLTSGMCSGLDPAFNVWDAAEPYAGRLLRDESGNIVQAFANQAMGTMATTWNLPGRIDKIITRIDDGNVSFDTSRLERRLDRLEGIARRIASGVLFAAMLIGGALLVPSIAPLGITLICVSALPLLHSVFGGRRSR; via the coding sequence ATGACGGATGCTGCGGCACAGGGCGTTCACCGCGCCAGGTACCGTCGCATCCTGGCGTTCGCGGGCCGGGAATTCCTCAAGATCTGGTGGTTCGAGCTCGTCCTCCCGCGTTTCGGGATGAGCAGGATCGCGGAGCGCACCCGTGGCCAGCGGATGCAGACCTTCGCACGGCGCTTCCATGTGCTCGCGGTCGAGCTCGGCGGGCTCATGATCAAGGTCGGCCAGTTCATGTCGTCGCGCCTCGATGTGCTGCCGCCCGAGATCACGAAGGAACTCGAAGGGCTGCAGGACGAGGTCCCACCCGTGCCCACGCCGGCGATCCGCGCTCTCGCCGAAGCCGAACTGGGCATCCCTCTCGAGCGCGCGTATGCCTGGTTCGATGACACGCCGCTCGCCGCCGCCTCGCTCGGGCAGGTGCACCGCGCCAGGCTCTCGGCCCTCGACGCCGCCGACACCGGTCTCGGAGCGGTCGTGGTCAAGGTGCAGCGGCCGGGTATCGACGAGATCGTCGCCGTCGACCTCGCGGCGCTGCGGCGCGTCGCTCGCTGGTTGACCCGCGTGCGCATCGTCGCCGACCGGGTGGACGCCCCCGCGCTCGTCGAGGAGTTCGCCGAGACCAGCCTCGAGGAGATCGACTACCTGCACGAGGCGGCGAGTGCCGAACGCTTCCGCGAGAACTTCGCCGACGACCCTCGCGTCGATACCCCGGAGATCGTGTGGGAGCGGTCGACCCGTCGGGTGCTCACGCTGTCGGATGTCACGGCCATCAAGATCAACGACACCGACGCCCTCCGCGCGGCCGGCATCGATCCGGCGCAGGTCGCCGCGGTGTTCGCCGAGGTCATGTTCGACCAGGTGTTCACGCACAGCTTCGTGCACGCCGATCCCCACCCGGGCAACATCTTCGTCACTCCGGCGCCGTCGATCGACGGAGAGCCGGGGCCGGGATTCCGCCTCACGTTCATCGACTTCGGCATGATGGCCGAGATCCCGGCGAGTCTCCGCGACGGGCTGCGCACACTCCTGATCGCGGTCGCCGGGCGTGACAGTCGCGGCCTCGTCGCCGCGGCTCAGGAGATCGGCGTGCTGCTGCCCTCCGCCGACACCGCCGAACTCGAACGGGCTCTGAGCACGCTGTTCGCCCGCTTCGGCGGCATGGGTTTCGCCGAGCTGAGCAAGGTCGATCCGCGCGAGTTCCGCGATTTCGCGGAGGAGTTCGGCGACATGGTGCGCTCGCTTCCGCTGCAGCTGCCCGAGAACATGCTGCTGTTGATCCGTGCCGTCTCGCTGACGTCGGGCATGTGCAGCGGGCTCGATCCCGCCTTCAACGTCTGGGATGCCGCCGAACCCTATGCCGGTCGTCTGCTGCGCGACGAGAGCGGGAACATCGTGCAGGCCTTCGCGAACCAGGCGATGGGCACGATGGCCACCACGTGGAATCTGCCCGGCCGGATCGACAAGATCATCACGCGCATCGACGACGGCAATGTGTCGTTCGACACCTCCCGTCTGGAACGCCGACTCGATCGGCTCGAAGGCATCGCCCGCCGCATCGCCTCGGGAGTGCTCTTCGCCGCGATGCTCATCGGTGGCGCGCTGCTCGTCCCCTCGATCGCGCCGTTGGGCATCACCCTGATCTGCGTCTCGGCGCTTCCGCTGCTGCACTCCGTGTTCGGCGGGCGCCGCTCGCGGTAG
- a CDS encoding glycosyltransferase family A protein has product MSQSDRPEKSKASADNIRVSVIVPVYRPGPSFDDLIASLDRQTLGTASLEVLLCDDGSGEPTGARLAAIARDRPHVRVLSLEHSGWPGMPRNHGVDAARGTYVQFVDQDDYLFDGALEKLCDYADQHSSDVIVGKEVGIGRRLPSRIFSHDVPDAVLGTDPLLEMLTPHKMFRTSFLRANGIRFPEGKVRLEDHLFVMQAYFAASTISILASEPCYAWVKEPGSASSSRIDPESYFPHLETVLDLVEAHTEPGKLRDRLLRHWFRGKILKRLSGRQMARYPDDYRDRLLDVVTPLVQKKFGPGVDAGLGLPHRIRASLLRADRREDLLALAQFEAGITCHAAVTEARWSRGGGLHLTLRVTLTSEGHDAFVFETTVVEVPVAESPDPDPRASVSQNSVPRNSVSKKKKKVTRLTSLPVSTIDGLPETLLVADRELRNDRVDLFLTDGETGAERRIGGRHPRNLDAARVSIDPVRVFGPDDESRGGALTVKVRRAGWTFETPLVAAPAVLARAGKSPLLAGRSCTLTARDDGTVELRREWPGGRVKDFAGRAVRRVRALAQRR; this is encoded by the coding sequence TTGTCACAGAGTGATCGGCCGGAGAAGAGCAAGGCATCCGCGGACAACATCCGCGTGAGCGTGATCGTCCCGGTGTACCGGCCCGGGCCCTCGTTCGACGACCTCATCGCGTCGCTCGATCGACAGACCCTCGGCACAGCCTCGCTCGAGGTGCTCCTGTGCGACGACGGCTCGGGCGAGCCCACTGGTGCACGTCTGGCAGCCATCGCCCGCGACCGCCCCCATGTGCGGGTGCTGTCGCTGGAGCACTCCGGCTGGCCCGGCATGCCTCGCAACCACGGCGTCGACGCTGCTCGCGGAACGTATGTGCAGTTCGTCGACCAGGACGACTACCTGTTCGACGGTGCGCTCGAGAAGCTGTGCGATTATGCCGACCAGCACTCGTCCGATGTGATCGTGGGCAAGGAGGTGGGCATCGGGCGTCGTCTGCCGAGCCGGATCTTCAGCCACGACGTCCCCGACGCGGTCCTCGGAACCGACCCGCTCCTGGAGATGCTCACCCCGCACAAGATGTTCCGCACCTCCTTCCTCCGGGCGAACGGCATCCGCTTCCCCGAAGGAAAGGTGCGCCTCGAGGATCACCTGTTCGTGATGCAGGCGTACTTCGCCGCGTCGACGATCTCGATCCTCGCGAGCGAACCCTGCTATGCCTGGGTCAAAGAACCGGGCAGCGCGAGCTCTTCTCGCATCGACCCGGAATCGTACTTCCCCCATCTCGAGACGGTGCTCGATCTCGTCGAGGCGCACACCGAACCCGGAAAGCTCCGCGATCGGCTTCTGCGGCACTGGTTCCGCGGCAAGATCCTGAAGCGGCTCTCCGGTCGACAGATGGCCCGCTATCCGGACGACTACCGCGACCGCCTGCTCGACGTCGTCACTCCCCTGGTGCAGAAGAAGTTCGGGCCGGGCGTCGATGCCGGTCTCGGCCTGCCGCATCGGATCCGCGCGAGCCTGCTCCGGGCCGATCGACGCGAAGACCTGTTGGCGCTTGCGCAGTTCGAGGCCGGGATCACCTGTCACGCGGCGGTGACCGAGGCACGCTGGTCTCGTGGAGGCGGCCTGCACCTGACGCTGCGTGTGACCCTCACGAGCGAAGGGCATGATGCCTTCGTCTTCGAAACCACGGTCGTCGAAGTTCCTGTGGCGGAATCCCCCGACCCGGACCCCCGGGCATCCGTCTCCCAGAACTCCGTCCCCCGGAACTCCGTCTCCAAGAAGAAGAAGAAGGTGACGCGCCTGACCTCGCTTCCCGTCTCGACGATCGACGGCCTTCCGGAGACGCTTCTCGTCGCCGACCGCGAGCTTCGCAATGATCGGGTCGACCTCTTCCTCACCGACGGTGAGACCGGTGCCGAGCGCCGCATCGGAGGCCGCCACCCTCGCAACCTCGACGCCGCCCGCGTATCGATCGACCCTGTGAGGGTCTTCGGCCCGGACGACGAATCGCGTGGAGGCGCTCTGACCGTGAAGGTCCGGCGCGCGGGATGGACCTTCGAGACGCCACTCGTCGCCGCCCCGGCGGTGCTCGCCCGCGCGGGAAAGTCGCCCCTGCTTGCCGGCCGAAGCTGCACGCTCACGGCCAGGGATGACGGCACGGTCGAGCTTCGCCGCGAATGGCCGGGCGGTCGCGTCAAGGACTTCGCCGGACGCGCTGTCCGTCGGGTCCGAGCACTCGCGCAGCGCCGCTGA
- a CDS encoding extracellular solute-binding protein has product MTRHTTRAVLGTGAVLLTSALVLTGCGSGFAGDDTKADGEGLTSSDDALTVLIGSSGDAETSAVQSAVDAWSAESGIKAKVQTATNLDQELSQGFAAGDPADLFYLSADQASGYAANGSLKAYGDELANKDDFYPSLVENFTVDGTFYCAPKDFSTLSLIINTQMWTDAGLTDADLPKTWDDLAAVAQKLTTADHVGLAFGAEYQRVGVFMAQAGGGLVDDGTVIADDAANVEALDYVKSHLVDGTFAYAKDVGAGWGGEALGKQSAAMVIEGNWITGALSNDYSSLQYTVAELPEGAAGKGTLQFTNCWGMAADSPNQQAALDLVEYLTSADSQLAFSKAFGPMPSIKSAAADWTSANPELEPFLAGAEYAQFPPNQAGTADVIADFNSQLESLKTSDPKTILDSVQSNLEAVVK; this is encoded by the coding sequence ATGACACGGCACACCACTCGCGCAGTCCTCGGCACCGGGGCGGTGCTGCTCACGAGCGCGCTCGTGCTCACCGGCTGCGGCTCCGGTTTCGCCGGAGACGACACCAAGGCCGACGGCGAGGGGCTCACCTCCTCCGACGACGCGCTCACGGTGCTGATCGGCTCGTCCGGTGACGCCGAGACATCCGCTGTGCAGTCCGCCGTCGACGCCTGGTCGGCCGAATCCGGCATCAAGGCGAAGGTGCAGACCGCGACCAACCTCGACCAGGAGCTGTCGCAGGGCTTCGCCGCCGGCGACCCGGCCGACCTGTTCTACCTCTCCGCCGACCAGGCCTCGGGCTACGCGGCCAACGGATCGCTCAAGGCCTACGGCGACGAACTCGCCAACAAGGACGACTTCTACCCGTCGCTCGTCGAGAACTTCACGGTCGACGGCACGTTCTACTGCGCGCCCAAGGACTTCTCCACCCTGTCGCTCATCATCAACACGCAGATGTGGACCGACGCCGGGCTCACCGACGCCGACCTCCCCAAGACCTGGGACGACCTCGCCGCGGTGGCGCAGAAGCTCACGACCGCGGATCACGTCGGTCTCGCCTTCGGCGCCGAGTACCAGCGCGTGGGCGTCTTCATGGCACAGGCGGGCGGCGGTCTCGTCGACGACGGCACGGTCATCGCCGACGATGCCGCCAACGTCGAGGCCCTGGACTACGTGAAGTCGCACCTCGTCGACGGCACGTTCGCGTACGCCAAGGATGTCGGGGCCGGATGGGGCGGCGAAGCGCTCGGCAAGCAGTCCGCCGCCATGGTGATCGAGGGCAACTGGATCACCGGAGCGCTCTCGAACGACTACAGCAGCCTGCAGTACACGGTCGCCGAGCTTCCCGAGGGCGCCGCCGGCAAGGGCACACTGCAGTTCACGAACTGCTGGGGCATGGCTGCCGACAGCCCGAACCAGCAGGCCGCCCTCGACCTGGTCGAGTACCTGACGAGCGCCGACAGCCAGCTCGCCTTCTCGAAGGCATTCGGCCCGATGCCGTCCATCAAGTCCGCCGCCGCGGACTGGACCTCGGCGAACCCCGAGCTGGAGCCGTTCCTCGCAGGCGCGGAGTACGCGCAGTTCCCGCCGAACCAGGCCGGGACCGCCGACGTCATCGCCGACTTCAACTCGCAGCTCGAGTCGCTGAAGACGTCCGACCCGAAGACGATCCTCGACTCCGTCCAGTCGAACCTCGAAGCGGTCGTCAAGTAG
- a CDS encoding LacI family DNA-binding transcriptional regulator has product MAKAPTVEDVAERAGVSRQTVSNVLNTPDIVRPATRERVIAAIHELGYRRHAAARQLRLRRSSTIGIRLDPYLGGISGVVLDRFVHAITERASERGMRMLVYAARTREEEIQRLSELWEGSEIDAAIITGTSRDDPRVRSLDQDGLPFISFGRPWGEDDIADPRHLWVDVDGAAGTRAATEHALTHGSSVAFLGWPTGSGTGDDRERGWREAMAAAGVQGARLTAEEGVPFARAVVDAALAAGPAPDALVCASDSLAVGALLAVAAAGLSLPVIGFDNTPTAEALGFSSVEQRPEDVATAVLELLMGPTGEIVAPRTLQAGSAHALITPELVVR; this is encoded by the coding sequence ATGGCGAAGGCGCCGACCGTCGAAGACGTCGCCGAGCGCGCGGGCGTCTCCCGGCAGACGGTCTCGAACGTGCTCAACACTCCCGACATCGTCCGCCCGGCGACCAGAGAGCGTGTCATCGCGGCGATCCACGAGCTCGGCTACCGACGTCACGCGGCCGCGCGACAGCTGCGGTTGCGGCGCAGCTCGACGATCGGCATCCGCCTCGATCCGTACCTCGGCGGGATCTCCGGCGTCGTCCTCGACCGCTTCGTGCACGCGATCACCGAGCGCGCGAGCGAGCGGGGGATGCGGATGCTCGTCTATGCCGCACGCACCCGGGAAGAAGAGATCCAGAGACTGTCGGAGCTCTGGGAGGGGTCGGAGATCGACGCTGCGATCATCACCGGCACCTCGCGCGACGATCCGCGCGTGCGCAGCCTCGATCAGGACGGGCTGCCCTTCATCTCGTTCGGTCGGCCGTGGGGGGAGGACGACATCGCCGACCCGCGCCACCTCTGGGTCGATGTCGACGGCGCCGCGGGAACGCGCGCCGCGACCGAGCACGCGCTGACCCACGGCAGCAGCGTCGCGTTCCTCGGATGGCCGACGGGATCGGGCACGGGTGACGACCGGGAGCGCGGCTGGCGCGAGGCGATGGCCGCGGCAGGAGTCCAGGGCGCGCGGTTGACGGCGGAGGAGGGGGTTCCGTTCGCCCGCGCCGTCGTCGATGCGGCGCTCGCCGCGGGGCCGGCACCGGATGCCCTGGTGTGCGCCAGCGACTCGCTCGCCGTGGGCGCGCTGCTGGCGGTCGCCGCCGCGGGGCTCTCGCTGCCGGTGATCGGCTTCGACAACACGCCGACCGCCGAGGCGCTGGGCTTCTCGAGCGTCGAGCAGCGTCCGGAGGATGTGGCGACGGCGGTCCTCGAACTCCTGATGGGGCCGACGGGCGAGATCGTCGCCCCGCGCACCCTGCAGGCGGGGTCGGCGCACGCACTGATCACCCCCGAGCTCGTCGTGCGCTGA
- the panB gene encoding 3-methyl-2-oxobutanoate hydroxymethyltransferase: protein MSAHADPRPRVTLATLAAKRSAREPIVMVTAYDHPSAQIVEAAGVDIVLVGDSAAMTVLGYDSTVPVTVDEMLMLTAAVRRGLTSPLLVGDLPFGSYEASDEIAIATAQRFVKEAGCDLVKIERGGTTVDRARALVQAGIPVVGHVGLTPQTATALGGYRAQGRTAETALTVIDDALALQAAGCSMLVVEAVPSEVTAALVPRLDIPVIGIGAGADADGQVLVFHDLLGLYDGGAAKFVKRYADLRAAAITGVEAYTAEVRAGIYPATEHGYRMPEGEAARLVELLAER, encoded by the coding sequence ATGAGTGCTCACGCCGATCCCCGCCCCCGCGTCACCCTCGCGACCCTCGCCGCGAAGAGGTCGGCTCGTGAACCCATCGTCATGGTCACCGCCTACGACCACCCGAGTGCGCAGATCGTCGAGGCCGCCGGCGTCGATATCGTGCTCGTGGGCGACTCCGCGGCGATGACCGTGCTCGGCTACGACAGCACGGTGCCGGTCACGGTCGACGAGATGCTCATGCTGACCGCGGCTGTGCGGCGCGGACTCACTTCTCCGCTGCTCGTCGGCGATCTGCCGTTCGGATCGTACGAGGCCTCCGACGAGATCGCCATCGCGACCGCGCAGCGCTTCGTCAAAGAGGCCGGCTGCGACCTCGTCAAGATCGAACGTGGCGGCACGACCGTCGACCGGGCGCGTGCGCTCGTGCAGGCGGGGATCCCGGTCGTCGGACATGTCGGGCTCACGCCGCAGACCGCCACCGCGCTCGGTGGATACCGTGCTCAGGGGCGCACCGCCGAGACCGCGCTGACCGTGATCGACGACGCCCTCGCGCTGCAGGCGGCCGGGTGCTCGATGCTCGTGGTCGAGGCGGTGCCCTCCGAGGTGACCGCCGCCCTCGTGCCGCGGCTCGACATCCCGGTGATCGGCATCGGCGCCGGTGCGGATGCCGATGGGCAGGTACTCGTCTTCCACGACCTGCTCGGTCTCTACGACGGCGGGGCCGCCAAGTTCGTGAAGCGCTACGCCGATCTGCGCGCCGCCGCGATCACGGGTGTCGAGGCGTATACGGCCGAGGTGCGCGCTGGCATCTACCCGGCAACGGAGCATGGGTACCGGATGCCGGAGGGCGAGGCGGCGCGTCTCGTCGAACTGCTCGCCGAACGGTAG
- a CDS encoding helix-turn-helix transcriptional regulator has product MVRMPLSPADVERGERLGALLRRARGERSMLAVALDAGISPETLRKIESGRVATPAFSTIAAVADVLCLSLDAVWAEVGSRSADSGAQRIAS; this is encoded by the coding sequence ATGGTCCGCATGCCTCTGAGCCCGGCCGACGTCGAACGCGGCGAGCGTCTGGGAGCGTTGCTGCGCCGCGCACGCGGTGAACGATCGATGCTGGCGGTCGCGCTGGATGCCGGCATCTCCCCCGAGACGCTGCGGAAGATCGAGTCCGGCCGCGTGGCCACGCCGGCCTTCTCGACCATCGCGGCAGTGGCCGATGTACTGTGCCTCTCGTTGGATGCGGTGTGGGCCGAGGTCGGCTCGCGCTCCGCAGACTCGGGCGCGCAGAGAATCGCCTCCTGA
- a CDS encoding PadR family transcriptional regulator — protein MNNAFPSNPFGGNSGPGSNGGPGGLFGGSGFGTGPGGPASAIFEAMDQLRKSFESRPSGGSRMARGDVRAAVLSLLGEKPMHGYQIINEIAERSGGTWKPSAGSVYPTLQLLADEGLIEAEEQNGRKTYSLTEAGRAVSEENSETPAPWESSSGKDGHRDSARFNALPKAGVDLAAAAAQVGRSGSPEQVQQTIEVLDEARRRLYSILAQD, from the coding sequence ATGAACAACGCATTCCCCTCCAACCCGTTCGGCGGCAACAGCGGCCCCGGGAGCAACGGCGGACCCGGCGGACTCTTCGGCGGATCCGGCTTCGGCACGGGCCCCGGCGGCCCGGCATCCGCGATCTTCGAAGCCATGGACCAGCTCCGCAAGTCGTTCGAGTCCCGCCCCTCCGGCGGCTCGCGCATGGCCCGCGGCGATGTCCGCGCGGCGGTGCTCTCCCTGCTCGGCGAGAAGCCGATGCACGGTTACCAGATCATCAACGAGATCGCCGAGCGCAGCGGCGGCACCTGGAAGCCGAGCGCCGGTTCCGTGTACCCCACGTTGCAGCTGCTCGCCGATGAAGGACTCATCGAGGCCGAAGAGCAGAACGGTCGCAAGACATACTCCCTCACCGAGGCCGGCCGTGCCGTGTCCGAGGAGAACTCCGAGACCCCTGCTCCGTGGGAGTCGTCGTCCGGCAAGGACGGGCACCGCGACAGCGCCCGTTTCAACGCTCTGCCGAAGGCGGGCGTCGACCTCGCCGCCGCCGCAGCCCAGGTCGGCCGGAGCGGTTCGCCCGAGCAGGTGCAGCAGACGATCGAGGTCCTCGACGAGGCCCGCCGTAGGCTGTACTCGATCCTCGCGCAGGACTGA